The following coding sequences lie in one Miscanthus floridulus cultivar M001 chromosome 9, ASM1932011v1, whole genome shotgun sequence genomic window:
- the LOC136479447 gene encoding uncharacterized protein produces MLNARKYNSYSINGFCFHTESYDEGRPIQNSGVAVVAEATTFDSGNNDDSTVIKNAYYGIIKEIVELNYHHKGNVVRFKCAWVDNRVQDKWVKTDNLGVTSVNFKHLFNMGKKISDEPFILASQAIQVYYVPEAIDNEWAAVRQSKPRDVYDLDNLENEHMDNDNGLAWPLHDLSANVTVDIVNGVVPSRTHNISVEARVHNLRPRTQTSHATLANEQVEEDLAEEDLDQEDLAEDDWECESTGDFLSDNEDFHSNTQGKRNGRGISKLDEVFARKPGMPKIKVMVNEYGQPIGENARRFSGAVGIRVRQKISIAYADWRLVEPEIKDAVWANIKTRSEIAKANRAKLSIHHTTGSKSFACNRHELANELGRPPRRDELYIKTHTRKNGIPSRNAEPIINKLKSVIEAQPELTERTIQEGDAFAIACGKKEPKGRVRVLGLGPTPQTIGAPGVKGYTPTRVQMQVLECKRKESQQAALEQRIAELEAELARERLARERSSMENVSQNGSNSRHHGSPRSEENYVQTNHAPEFLEDGAYADNSNEYEYVLVRRTNLASPVQQPHRSSSSPFVQPNTFPAASFMQRPHSSPIPTATDVQPPQSNPIPTAPVVQSPQSSPDGAAPSRNGDANRISHADLCGNEVILYALQRDEPVAKGIVISVNPSTMCAGHTLERKHCEVVIRWWEEIAGSRVQPLIGSKCS; encoded by the exons ATGTTGAATGCACGCAAGTACAATAGCTATAGTATTAATGGATTCTGTTTCCACACAGAATCCTATGATGAGGGAAGACCtattcaaaatagtggtgttgctgtagtcGCTGAGGCAACAACCTTTGATAGTGGCAATAATGATGACAGTACAGTAATAAAAAATGCCTATTATGGAATTATAAAGGAAATTGTTGAACTAAATTATCATCACAAAGGAAATGTGGTTCGTTTCAAGTGTGCTTGGGTTGACAACCGTGTGCAGGACAAATGGGTAAAAACTGATAATTTGGGGGTTACATCTGTTAACTTTAAGCATTTGTTCAATATGGGCAAAAAGATATCAGATGAACCTTTCATTTTAGCCTCACAAGCAATCCAAGTATACTATGTTCCTGAAGCAATTGATAATGAGTGGGCTGCTGTTAGACAATCAAAACCAAGAGATGTGTATGACTTAGATAATTTAGAGAATGAGCACATGGATAATGATAATGGATTAGCTTGGCCATTGCATGATCTAAGTGCAAATGTGACAGTGGATATTGTAAATGGGGTGGTCCCTTCT AGAACTCATAACATAAGTGTTGAAGCAAGAGTTCACAATCTACGACCAAGGACACAAACAAGCCATGCAACACTTGCGAATGAGCAAGTTGAAGAAGATTTAGCTGAAGAAGATTTAGATCAGGAAGATTTAGCTGAAGATGATTGGGAATGTGAATCAACGGGAGATTTCTTAAGTGATAATGAAG ATTTTCACAGCAATACACAAGGGAAGAGGAATGGAAGAGGTATCAGTAAATTGGACGAAGTCTTTGCAAGGAAACCTGGGATGCCTAAAATCAAAGTTATGGTCAATGAATATGGTCAGCCCATTGGTGAGAATGCTAGGAGGTTTTCTGGTGCTGTTGGGATCCGTGTGAGACAGAAAATATCAATTGCCTATGCTGATTGGAGGCTTGTTGAACCTGAGATAAAGGATGCAGTATGGGCAAACATAAAG ACTCGCTCAGAAATTGCCAAAGCCAACCGTGCAAAGTTGTCCATACATCATACAACTGGTAGCAAGAGCTTTGCTTGTAACAGGCATGAATTG GCTAATGAACTTGGGCGCCCTCCTCGAAGGGATGAACTATATATCAAAACACATACAAGGAAAAATGGAATCCCATCGAGGAATGCAGAACCAATTATT AATAAACTTAAATCTGTTATTGAAGCTCAGCCTGAATTGACAGAGAGAACCATCCAAGAAGGCGATGCATTTGCCATTGCTTGTGGAAAAAAGGAACCGAAAGGGCGTGTTCGGGTTTTAGGTCTAGGACCAACTCCCCAAACTATTGGTGCACCAGGAGTGAAGGGCTACACACCAACAAGGGTTCAAATGCAAGTTCTAGAGTGTAAGAGGAAAGAAAGTCAGCAAGCAGCTCTAGAACAACGCATAGCAGAATTAGAAGCTGAATTGGCGCGTGAAAGGTTGGCACGTGAAAGGTCAAGTATGGAAAATGTCTCTCAGAATGGCTCTAACTCACGACACCATGGG AGCCCAAGATCTGAAGAAAATTATGTCCAGACAAATCATGCTCCTGAATTTCTTGAAGATGGTGCCTATGCAGATAACTCTAATGAGTATGAATATGTGCTTGTGCGTAGGACCAACTTAGCCTCACCAGTCCAGCAGCCCCACCGATCGAGCAGCTCCCCATTTGTGCAGCCCAACACCTTTCCTGCAGCCTCATTTATGCAGCGCCCTCACTCTAGCCCCATTCCTACAGCCACAGACGTTCAGCCACCTCAGTCTAACCCCATTCCTACAGCCCCAGTTGTCCAGTCCCCTCAGTCTAGCCCTGACGGTGCAGCCCCATCAAGGAATGGTGATGCAAATCGCATCTCACATGCTGACCTT TGTGGCAACGAAGTTATACTATATGCACTCCAAAGAGATGAACCTGTGGCCAAGGGAATAGTTATTTCAGTAAATCCTAGCACCATGTGTGCAGGCCACACTCTTGAAAGGAAACACTGTGAAGTTGTTATCAG GTGGTGGGAGGAAATAGCTGGAAGTAGAGTGCAGCCACTGATTGGATCAAAGTGCTCATGA